One region of Sebastes fasciatus isolate fSebFas1 chromosome 1, fSebFas1.pri, whole genome shotgun sequence genomic DNA includes:
- the LOC141777280 gene encoding ral GTPase-activating protein subunit beta-like, translated as GASANRWTRGTAVQSDAASILWVQFVRLLTQRLTAQWRNDSAVCLSALEVLGGLAKVKVSVEESERMRAVTSVCCYIVFQCSRPPPLHSRDLHSIIVAAFYCLNVWLTEHPAMLDHQECLLEILEIVELGISGSKSRQEQEVRCKEEKELNPASLRVKEAAEATLSCVMQVSGAFPFLGGLLDEDALIGSTMSDSSVKKFRYFVVDSSVILAMLEQPQGPEQATCPSITVLIRGPSGGHTWTLQLHLQPREGRTDTQQTLIPEQRGLAQEDAGIRCGVKHQLFPENMDRVASVKADLSIPTLHETVTEEVQQQLECLQAALKRQRRVEARPQVSGRSVVMKTCRPPPPITNFQTARLFLSHLGLLTPETLKNPGTSGVPAQLVSLDSSLPGLSEDLRRLDQLPSRNFDYAFVFYMRAGQRTAAEILTNVGSSCSVPSHFLDFLSSLGQPVEVGRRQGGGVNTNSSEFPAVLGDSGGGVFNGERFVLMYANALTEITFIVPSSSYTADLSKSPDKAEPPTELPSNLSLSEPSQDSAPQPTSSPVEDMKSFRFVLSSVASESKLLIVWVERFEDIESFPLSDLLSEMKAETPTSASNVQLIFVHPLKTGLYRIHFHGNTTSKFSLVVPLVSGSVVSKRSLGFLVRETVINCCHRRRLESDSALPSHVRRKHMINDIILRYRSRRSEPAFYSALFQDP; from the exons GGGGCCAGTGCAAATAGATGGACCAGAGGAACCG ccGTTCAGTCAGACGCAGCATCGATCCTGTGGGTTCAATTTGTGCGCCTGCTGACTCAGCGTCTGACGGCTCAGTGGAGGAATGACTCAGCAGTTTGTCTGTCTGCACTGGAAGTACTGGGAGGACTGGCTAAg GTGAAGGTTAGTGTGGAGGAAAGTGAGAGGATGCGAGCGGTCACTTCAGTTTGTTGTTACATCGTGTTTCAGTGCAGTCGTCCTCCTCCGCTTCACTCCAGAGATCTGCACTCCATCATCGTTGCTGCTTTCTACTGTCTGAACGTCTGGTTAACTGAACACCCCGCCATGCTCGACCACCAG GAGTGTTTGTTGGAGATCCTGGAGATCGTAGAATTGGGGATTTCAGGCAGTAAGTCcagacaggaacaggaagtgaggtgtaaagaggagaaagaacTGAACCCGGCCTCTCTGAGGGTGAAGGAGGCTGCAGAGGCCACGCTGAGCTG TGTTATGCAGGTTTCGGGGGCCTTCCCATTCCTTGGAGGCCTGCTGGATGAGGACGCTCTGATTGGCTCCACCATGAGTGATAGCAGTGTGAAGAAGTTCAGATATTTTGTGGTGGACAGCTCAGTGATCCTGGCCATGCTGGAACAACCACAGGGACCTGAACAGG CGACATGTCCGTCGATCACAGTGCTGATCAGAGGACCGTCAGGAGGTCACACATGGACTCTACAGCTCCACCTGCAGCCCAGAGAGGGAAGAACCGACACACAG CAAACTCTGATCCCAGAACAGCGCGGTTTAGCCCAGGAGGATGCTGGGATACGATGTGGTGTCAAACATCAGCTGTTTCCTGAAAACATGGACAGAGTTGCTTCAGTTAAAGCAGATCTGAGTATTCCAACTCTGCACGAGACCGTTACTGAGGAG gtgcagcagcagctggagtgTCTGCAAGCAGCGTTGAAGAGGCAGCGACGGGTCGAGGCTCGGCCGCAGGTGAGCGGGCGATCGGTCGTCATGAAGACCTGCAGGCCGCCGCCTCCCATTACCAACTTCCAGACGGCGAGACTCTTCCTGTCCCACCTGGGCCTGCTGACACCTGAGACCCTGAAG AATCCAGGTACCAGCGGTGTCCCGGCTCAGTTGGTGTCTCTGGACTCGTCCCTTCCAGGTCTCTCTGAGGATCTGAGACGTCTGGACCAGCTGCCGTCAAGAAACTTTGACTATGCTTTCGTGTTCTACATGAGAGCAGGACAGAGGACAGCTGCTGAG ATCCTGACGAACGTGGGGTCCAGCTGCAGCGTCCCGTCTCACTTCCTCGACTTCCTGTCATCTCTTGGTCAGCCGGTGGAGGTGGGGCGACGACAGGGGGGCGGGGTCAACACCAACAGTTCAG AATTCCCTGCTGTGCTGGGCGACAGTGGAGGGGGCGTGTTTAATGGTGAGAGGTTCGTCCTGATGTACGCCAATGCTCTGACAGAGATCACCTTCATCGTCCCCTCCTCATCATACA cgGCTGATTTGTCGAAGAGTCCAGACAAGGCGGAGCCTCCGACTGAGCTGCCATCCAACTTGAGTCTTTCTGAGCCAAGCCAAGACTCCGCCCCTCAACCCACA AGTTCTCCAGTTGAAGACATGAAGTCTTTTCGTTTTGTGTTGTCATCTGTCGCCTCTGAATCCAAACTCCTGATAGTCTGGGTCGAACGCTTCGAGGATATCG AGAGTTTCCCTCTGTCCGACCTGCTGTCAGAGATGAAGGCAGAAACACCGACCAG tgcGTCAAATGTCCAGCTGATCTTTGTCCATCCTCTGAAAACTGGACTCTACCGGATCCATTTCCATGGAAACACCACCAGCAAGTTCAGTTTGGTTGTCCCATTGGTCAGCGGGAGTGTGGTCAGCAAGAGGTCTTTGG GTTTCCTGGTTAGAGAGACGGTGATCAACTGTTGCCATCGGCGACGGTTAGAGAGTGACTCTGCCCTTCCATCCCATGTCAGAAGGAAGCACATGATCAATGACATCATCCTTCGCTACCGCAGCCGCCGTTCTGAACCCGCCTTTTACTCCGCCCTGTTCCAGGACCCCTGA
- the LOC141774443 gene encoding tripartite motif-containing protein 16-like produces MAQKGVQLERESFSCSICLDLLKDPVTTTCGHSYCMNCIKSFWDGEDEKKIYSCPQCRQTFTPRPVLLKNTMLAVLVEELKKTGLQAAPADHCYAGPEDVACDVCTGRKLKAFKSCLVCLASYCERHLQPHYDSAPFKKHKLVEPSKKLQENICSRHDEVMKMFCRTDQQCICYLCSVDEHKGHDTVSAAAERTERQRELEVSRLNIQQRIQDREKDVKLLQQEVEAVNRSADKAVEDSEKIFTELIRLMEKRSCDVKQQVRSQQKSEVSRVKELQEKLEQEITELKRRDAEMKLLSHTEDHNQFLLNYPSLSPLSESTSSINIRPLSYFEDVTAAVSEVRDKLQDVLREKWTNVSQTVTEVDVLLSQPEPKTRAGFLQYSREITLDPNTANTQLLLSEGNRKATFMKQHQSYSSHPDRFTDYCRQVLSRESLTGRCYWEVERRGRRVDVAVAYKSIRRAGGGSECYFGYNDKSWALDCYQNSYIFLYNKVQTPVSGPPSSRVGVYLDHSAGILSFYSVSETMTLLHGVQTTFTEPLYAGLWLYYYDGVTAELCKLK; encoded by the coding sequence atggcgcagaaaggagttcagctggagagagagtcattctcttgttcgatctgtctggatctactgaaggatccggtgactactacctgtggacacagctactgcatgaactgtattaaaagcttctgggatggagaggatgagaagaagatctacagctgccctcagtgtaggcagaccttcacaccgaggcctgtcctgctgaaaaacaccatgttagcagttttagtggaggaactgaagaagactggactccaagctgctcctgctgatcactgctatgctggacctgaagatgtggcctgtgatgtctgcactgggaggaaactgaaagccttcaagtcctgtctggtgtgtctggcctcttactgtgagagacacctccagcctcattatgactcagctccgttcaagaaacacaagctggtggagccctccaagaagctccaggagaacatctgctctcgtcacgacgaggtgatgaagatgttctgtcgtactgatcagcagtgtatctgttatctctgctctgtggatgaacataaaggccacgacaccgtctcagctgcagcagaaaggaccgagaggcagagagagctggaggtgagtcgactcaacatccaacagaggatccaggacagagagaaagatgtgaagctgctccaacaggaggtggaggctgtcaatcgctctgctgataaagcagtggaggacagtgagaagatcttcaccgagctgatccgtctcatggagaaaagaagctgtgatgtgaagcagcaggtcagatcccagcagaaaagtgaagtgagtcgagtcaaagagcttcaggagaagctggagcaggagatcactgagctgaagaggagagacgctgagatgaagctgctgtcacacacagaggatcacaaccagtttcttcttaactacccctcactgtcaccactcagtgaatctacatccagcatcaatatccgtcctctgagctactttgaggacgtgacggcggctgtgtcagaagtcagagataaactacaggacgttctgagagagaaatggacaaacgtctcacagacagtgactgaagtggatgttttactgtcacaaccagagcccaagaccagagctggattcttacaatattcacgagaaatcacactggatccaaacacagcaaacacacagctgttattatctgaggggaacagaaaagcaacatttatgaaacaacatcagtcttattctagtcacccagacagattcactgacTATTGTcgtcaggtcctgagtagagagagtctgactggacgttgttactgggaggtggagaggagagggagaagagttgatgtagcagtcgcatacaagagtatcaggagagcagggggggGGAGTGAATGTTACTTTGGATACAATGATAAATCTTGGGCGTTAGATTGTTACCAAAacagttatatatttttgtacaacAAAGTCCAaacccccgtctcaggtcctccgtcctccagagtaggagtgtacctggatcacagtgcaggtattctgtccttctacagcgtctctgaaaccatgactctcctccacggagtccagaccacattcactgagcctctctatgctggactttggctttattattatgatggagtcactgctgagttgtgtaaactgaaatag